A genomic segment from Octopus sinensis linkage group LG4, ASM634580v1, whole genome shotgun sequence encodes:
- the LOC115210458 gene encoding protein GVQW3-like: MEKTEYHAVLKYLHLKGMTPSEIHENMVRTLTDNAPSYATVKRWVNEFKRGRESVEVDPRPGRPPTATTKDNIDLALGMIMQDCRISRRQIAKRLGISTERADNIVIKELGFSMVCARWVPHLLTPEQKCTRCTLSMSNLELFEADEENFLACFITMDKSWVHHYQPKTKEQSKQWKHTSTPKKARVIPSAGKVMASVFWDSQGILLIDYLE, from the coding sequence ATGGAGAAAACTGAGTATCATGCTGTTTTAAAgtaccttcatttgaaaggcatgactcCATCAGAAATCCATGAAAATATGGTGAGAACCTTAACAGACAATGCTCCTTCATATGCAACAGTCAAACGCTGGGTAAATGAATTCAAGCGTGGCAGGGAGAGCGTGGAAGTTGATCCCAGACCAGGGAGACCTCCAACTGCAACCACCAAGGACAATATTGACCTTGCTCTTggtatgataatgcaagattGCCGAATATCACGTCGTCAGATAGCCAAGAGGCTGGGCATTTCAACTGAAAGAGCAGACAACATTGTGATaaaagaacttgggttctcaaTGGTTTGTGCAAGGTGGGTCCCCCACCTTTTGACTCCTGAACAGAAATGCACCAGATGCACTTTGTCCATGAGCAATCTGGAACTGTTTGAAGCCgatgaagagaattttcttgctTGTTTCATTACTATGGACAAAAGTTGGGTTCATCACTACCAGCCTAAAACCAAAGAACAATCAAAGCAGTGGAAGCACACATCTACCCCAAAGAAGGCCAGGGTCATTCCTTCAGCTGGTAAGGTCATGGCGTCCGTTTTTTGGGATTCTCAAGGCATTTTGCTGATCGATTACCTTGAATAG